Genomic segment of Tiliqua scincoides isolate rTilSci1 chromosome 1, rTilSci1.hap2, whole genome shotgun sequence:
ctgtctctgctggagagaaggtggagtacctcaagacatgagggatgcaaacatcatcacgctgtacaagaacaaaggtgacaggggtgactgcaacaactaccgcggcatctctctccttagcgttgtaggaaagctgtttgcccgagttgtactaaagaggctccaggtacttgcagagagcgtctatccagaatcgcagtgtggattccgagccaacaggtccaccactgatatggtattctcccttagacaactgcaggagaaatgcagggaacaacgacagccactcttcatagccttcatagatctcacaaaggctttcgacctggtcagcagagacggcctcttcaagattctccccaagattggatgtccacccaggctcctcagcatcatcagatccttccacaaggacatgaagggcactgttgtcttcgatggctccacatcagacccttttgacatccgaagcggagtgaagcagggctgtgttcttgcaccaaccttgtttgggattttcttcgctgtcctgctgaagcaggcctttggaactgcaacagaaggcatctatctccggaccagatcagacggaaagctcttcaacctctccagactgagagcaaagtccaaagtccagctgaaatgtctgcgtgacttcctctttgccgacgatgcagctgtcactacccactctgccaaagatctccagcagctcatggatcgttttagcaaggcctgccaagattttggactgacaatcagcctgaagaaaacacaggtcatggttcaggatgtggactcacctccctgcattacaatctctgagcatgaactggaggttgtccatgactttgtgtaccttggctcaacgatctctgacactcattctctcgatgccgagctaaacaagcgcatcggtaaagcagctaccacgttttccagactcacaaagagagtctggtccaacaagaagctgacggaacataccaagatccaggtctacagagcttgcgtcctgagtacacttctgtactgcagcgagtcatggactcttcgctcacaacaggagaggaaactgagcgctttccacatgcgctgcctccgacgcatcctcggcatcacctggcaggacaaagttccaaacaacacagtcctggaacgtgctggaatccctagcatgtattcactgctgaaacagagacgcctgcgttggcttggtcatgtcgtgagaatggatgatggccggatcccaaaggatctcctctatggagaactcgtgcaaggaaagcgccctacaggtagaccacagctgcgatacaaggacatctgcaagagggatctgaaggccttagggatggacctcaacaagtgggaaaccctggcctctgagcggcccgcttggaggcaggttgtgcagcatggcctttcccagtttgaagagacacttggccaacagtctgaggctaagaggcaaagaaggaaggcccatagccagggagacagaccagggacagactgcacttgctcccggtgtggaagggattgtcactcccggattggccttttcagccacactagacgctgtgccagaaccacctttcagagcgcgataccatagtctttcgagactgaaggttgccaatagtaaACAGTGCATACCATGCACGCACACTTGTTCAGATGAGAAGGGGCAACTGTATGTATGTTCTTTTCAAAATGATATCTATCAAGGGCTTTCCCCCTCAGTCTCagatcgtgtgtgtgtgtgtgtgtgtgtgtgtgtgtgtgtgtgtgtgtgtgtgtgtgtgtgtgaaaattaaATTAATCTATAAGTTTCCTTCCCATAAGCAATTCATCCAAGTTTTTTCCAGTTACAatttctttctcttctgttcacacacacacagtgttgtaaatgactaaggacccaatcctatctaactttccagagcTAATGCAGCCTAATtaagccctgagataaggggacatttactcccttgagaaggcttctgtgactgctcccaccaccacaggatgcccctCATGTTAGGTAATTCGCACTCAACCCTTTTCTCTAGGTGGAGAATTGCCACAatccccaaaggggaggggaggcagaacaTCCAAGGTTCTCTGAGGAGTTGAAAGTTGACAGGAGTTGCTGAATGGAGTTAGAGCAGGAAGAGCAGGGACCTGTCTAGAGGAGTAACTCTGTGCTCAGCTAGCTCTGCCTGCTTGTTAGGTGATGGGACGGGCAGGCAGGGAAGCTGGTATTGATGAGGACCATACCTGATACTACAGCAAAAGTGATCCCTGGGTTCAcatgcacctgctgctgctgctgccttcaacGTGTCACATGTGCAGAAGTGCTGTCTCCTGTCAGCTCCATGGAGGAGGTCAGTCGAACTAAACATTCTCATGATGatgggccttagggcccaatcctatccaactttcccatgctgatgcagctgtgccagtggggtgtgtgctgtatcctgtggtgggatggCAAGTCAcagaaggtctcctcaaggtagggagatatttattcccttacctcagggctgcattgtggctgcctcagtgttggaaaggattgggaccCCGCTTGCCCACCTCTGCTTTAAGCAGTGCAAAATATTTAATGTGAACAAACCTCCATTTAGGAAAGACTTTACTAAGCTATTTCACATACTTTTCCTGTTCTTACAAAGCATGGCATATCTGGCAATggtcagtggcttcactaggataCACGTCACCCCGGTGTGGGAGGCTTGCACATCAccctgtgcagtgggtggggcaacaccccaggtggtgggcatggtgatgtgccgttgccccgccccactggttttttggctgtaccttttgatagaacacaggtatttcaatgtggtttgtttcattgcattctgcatgaaattacgcattgattgatatataacatgttattattcctccaaattctgattttagtgattttgaaaactagtagagtctcacacacacacactgtgtcaaCTTAAcacattattgcagcagttctcaaacttttagcattgggacccactttttagaatgacaatctgtccaggacccattgaaagtgatgtcatggccagaagtgacatcatcgagcaaattaaaataaatagttataaataattaaattaaaataaaagaaataattaaataagggggagccagtcctgttatgccaagtgaattttctctgtagtctgcccgcaataacaccccccccaaaaaaaatgaatcagtgagttttccagccctccccagtgcccagtttaaagttcttctatttcaagcatatcaagataaagaccctcctggcttcacaagtgcaaaatagaaaacattccccttaccagattcttttgtcctttttagtgggaggggggaagaggctgccttctggagcatttgttgtgctccagttccatcagatcgagaccattctggtgtcctcacattcccctttgcctggcctgatcacaagccaaggcatagctgcctactcgtgagtaaacacaaccctgaggctgcttcgctttccacagggctcaatacattcacagctgggagggagggacctccttctcaggtgtttttttggggctgcattcattggatagggaccattctggtgtcctaggaatcctctcagcctgccctttctgacagactatggcaagtacacctacttgcaagtaagcgcacaatacggctcagtttcactttccatagagctccatgcatttttatttttttatttttggtttttggccataacctttgaaggaaaggagctatttcactctggtttttttgcattgcattctgctggaaattccacatccaatggtgtatggcaagatggggttactcctaaaaccacgattttagcacgtcatccccccagtgtgcgtcatcccccccttgcgtgtcaccctGTGCGGCCCacactctagtgatgccactggcaatGGTGCAAAAACGTGGCACATTCTGGCAGTCACCTGAAACAAATCAGTgcccagtttttgttttttgggggggtcataAAAAAtgcaagaagagccccactggatcaggccaaaggcttatctaatccagcttcctgtatctcacagtgttccaccagttgcctcagaaagcacccaagacaacaaagattgcattctggtgtcctcccttgcatctggcattctgaggtagccgacTTCTAACATcaagaggttgcacgtacacatcatgccttgtaacccgttatggacttttcctccagaaatttgttcagtgtccttttaaaagcatccaggccagatgccatcaccccatctggtggcaaggagttccacagaccaattacacgctgggtaaagaaatattttctttctaactctctcaacactcaattttagtaaatttctcctgcttctggtgttgtgtgagagggaaaagaacatccctctatccaccccttgcataattttgtatgtctcacttTAGCAGAGCCTCACAACTTGGCAGCACTACCGCTGGctttggaaaagagagagagagaacaagaagAGTTTATTTCAGAGAACTGCTGCAAGGGGCTTGCCAAGGGCTTCACCTTCAAGGTACAGGCATTTCTTTGGTCTGACTGTTGCCAGTGGCCAGGCAGGTGTTGGAAATAATTCAAGGACCTGCTTTTCCCCAGAGTGGAGCATGCTCAGTGAccaaccagggatgtgtggtggatgaggaggcaggtgaggcagagcctccccactggagtccttcaacaAGTGTAGCCGCCACGTGAGGCACCCAAGTGCCCACAACCCACACGCTCTGCAGCATCTGGAGTCCAGGATCACATTCTGCATGTGGCTGGTGGATGCCTGGGCACCTCACCTGGAGGTGGCGCCTTTGCGAAGGAttctggtggagaggctctgcctcacctgcctccccaccctctgtgcGCTGTCTCAGGCTGCAgacctacccacacttccctgggagcaagccccgctgactctaatggggcttacttccgagtaggcatgcacaggactgggctccgAGCCCCGGGACAGCCTGCGCGCAgctggagaggggaggagagggcgGAGGGAAGGTGGCGGCCGCCGAGACTGCAGGCACTGCCGACTCTTTCCCAGTCAGACTCGGAGGAAGGGGAAGCGGAGGAAGCTGAGCGGAGGAAGGGGAAGAGCGCCCTCTAAGGTCGGCTCCCTCCGCCACCCCCGGACGAGCTGCTGCAGGCCCCTCGGCATGGCCAAGCACGTCTTCCTCACGGGCCCGCCAGGTAATGCCGCCAGGGAAGCGGGGCCAGCCCCACCTCGGGGTGGGTCGGGCCCTCTGCTGCCCGCCCGCAGCGTCGCTCGGCGGACCAGGCgcgctctcccctcccctgcgcGCTCACGTGGCCCTCCCAGGCCCTCCTCTGGGCTCTCCTTCCGAGGGTCGCCTTGCCAGGACGGCGCTCCCAAGCAGGCCCTTCGCTGCCCTGCAAAGCCTTTCAGGCCAGCAGTCTAACCAGCAGGTAGAACCACATTGAGTtcacaagcctctgcatgtctactcagaagtcagtcacactgtgttcaataggtcttactcccaggaaagtgtgcatagaattgcagccttattcccCTGAGTAACTTCAGAGTTCGAAGTTACTCAGGGGGATaacgtgtcgacccaatgtgcggcggcagtgaagaaggccaattctatgcttgggatcattaggaagggtattgagaacaaaacggctaatattataatgctgttgtacaaattgatggtaaggccacacctggagtattgtgtccagttctggtcgccacatctcaaaaaagacatagtggaaatggaaaaggtgcaaaagagagcgactaagatgattactgggctggggcaccttccttatgagaaaaggctacggcgtttgggcctcttcagcctagaaaagagacgcctgaggggggacatgattgagacatacaaaattatgcagggcatggacagagtgtatagggagatgctctttacactctcacataataccagaaccaggggacatccactaaaattgagtgttgggcgggttaggacagacaaaagaaaatatttctttactcagcgtgtggttggtctgtggaactccttgccacaggatgtggtgctggcgtctggcctagacgcctttaaaaggaaattggacaagtttctggaggaaaaatccattatggggtacaagccgtgatgtgtatgcgcaacctcctgattttagaaatgggttatgtcagaatgccagatgcaagggagggcaccaggatgaggtctcttgttatctggtgtgctccctggcgcatttggtgggccgctgtgagatacaggaagctggactagataggcctatggcctgatccagtggggctgttcttatgttcttataaggctGCGATCagcgagagcccaatcctaggcttgtctactcaaaagtaagactcgtgtgttcaataggtcttactcccaggaaagtgttcataggattgcagcctttctgcataggattgcagccttattccccTGAGTAACTTCATAGTTAGAAGTTTCTCAGGGAAATAAGGCTGTGATCagcgagagcccaatcctaggcttgtctactcagacataagacccattgtgttcaaaccCAGGAAAGTAttgataggagtgcagccttattCTCTGGAGTAACTTCAgatactactactattactagaGGCCTTCGGCTTGATCTCGAGCCATGGTGACTTGATGGATGATCTATAGGAAGATCGGTCATGTGCAAGACTAGAGAGGTCTTGCTAGGGTTTTCTTCATCCTAACTTCAGATGGCATTATTTATATCAGTGAAAGCCTAATCCtaggcttgtctgctcagaagtaagacccattatagtcagtggggcttactctcaggtaagtgtggctagtcttgcagcctgagatgcactgcccttcctccagggagctcagggtgattTACGtagttcctcctccccttcttttgtcctcacaacaaccctgtgaggtaggtgaggctgagagagagagagactggcccaaggtcattcaGGAAGCCTCATGGTTGAGCAGGGGATTTATTGAATTCCAGTGAAATAAAACATGGTTAGAATTGGGTATCAGCCTGCCCTACTTTAAATGGCACTATTGAAAAAAAAGTATGTCATTTGCACTGCTGTTATATATGGCACTTAAAAGTGTAAAGTgcttaagggcacagtcctaaccaggtctactcagaagtaagtcctattttgttcaatgggacttattctcaggaaagtgtggttaggatttcaatCTTATGTGCTTTACTTTAGAAGCCTGAAGGCCAAGAAAATTGCCTGGTTGGTTCAGATCAGTATGTGACATTTAACTGCCAATCCTGCATTGCTTCTTGTTGGTTCTTTTGTCGTTCTGCCTCCAACTATCTCTGCTGAATAGTACTCAGAAAAGAAACATCACGCTCCCCCCCATACATTAGAGCATATGGTACAGTACTCTGAAATTGAGCCAGCCTATAATTAGCAAATAGGTATCTCATTTTTCCTTTGCATAACATTATGATGATGATAGCAATACTTAAATGTTTTCCACCCCAAGACTGTAATCTTATGCACTCGTATGTGAGAGAAAGGTCCCTTCAATTCAGTAGGATCTACCTTtgagtaagtatgtataggattgcgctaCACGGGTCAGTGAACTTAAAACTATTTTTATCTATAAGAGATGCCATTATATATAATGTCACTTAAGTGAAAGTATGGAATTGATTAACTTGACAGTACATTACATTTAATTTAATACATTTAATACAGTACATTTTAATAATTTAATAcagtacaggttttttttttaaattacgtAGTGCGATTCCCCCCCCTTTGTTTCGCATGCATTGTTAAACTTCTGTTTCTCTCTTCCAATAGCTCATACTTTTTTGAAGTACACAGGTTTTGAAACTTCTGTTTCCACATCAGTTAAAACTGCAAACATCAGCTATTTCCTTAACAATTAGTTTGTGGGGCTtaacttttaaaaactgatttagTATGTCATATCTAAATAACGTACAATTATGGGACAAATTGTCCTCCCAGTTTATTTGAATAAATTAGATTCCTGGAGGTTTAAATTATGACCTAAGAAAACAGAGTCATTTTTCAGTGGATGTTAATATGATTATACGAGATGATAAATAGATCTGGGAGTGGGGTGGAGGTAATATTAATAAGCAAGACTTTTTATTGTGTAGTTTTCAGCAAGGGAGGTGATGGGCCTTACTTGTTATTGGTTGGGAAGTTCTTAATATGTGACCCACAAGATAAATCAGTAGATGTTTTtgtaggctctctctctctctctctctgatctttGAAAATTAATCCTTGGGAATGCATCCTAGAAATGTCAAGGAATATCTTTTGTAATTATGTATGTGAATGATGACCTGAGAGCTCCAAAGTACAGTTCCTTCATTTATGAGTGTTGGCCATTTATCGTCTGCAGAAGCAAATGGGGATGATCCCTGCTCCAGTCATGGTATGTAGGACTGCTTGCCTGATGAATCTATCAGGCAAGTACTCCTACATATCATGACTGGAACAGGGAGCTGGGCCGTTGTGTTAAGACTCCATGTTCCCAACCCTTGTGATTTGCAGCCAACAGGGTGAAGACTTACAATATGGTGGTCCTTGCATATATGGTGAATTGTACTATGCATAATAACAGGTGCAGGCTGTAATGGAGAAGCCACTTTAggtgacattttcatttcaactgTAGTATGTTGTAgataggaagcaggaactgtaACAGTCTTAAAATATGTACTGTTGTTCTTTGTCTTATGTGAGGGTTTCATTCCATAGTCAATGCCTAAAATTAAAATTGCACATACtgaaaattaccttgaaaattccTTACATCCAGAAAATATGTAATTAAAAATTATGAGAGGCAGGTGAGAACTGACTAAAGGAAGAACAgtttcattctcccatctcattCTCAGATGTATATTTAATAAGTGGAATGGTGGGCACAATTGCCTGTACTATTTaagctgttgtttttctctgccttggTGGGGGGTGTTGCAGATTGTGGGTAGTTGAATTCATGCAAGTCAGCTGGCTGTAAGGCATGTGGTGACTATATTTTTGCTTCGTAGCTGCTTTGGAGTTTGAGCAATCAGTGCTACTAAAAATGTGGCATAATAAATGTTCCTTTTAATATAGGAATTGGAAAAACAACATTAATCCAGAAAGCCACTGAAGCTTTAAAGACATCTGGTGTCCCTATTGATGGATTTTACACAGAAGAAGTGAGAGAAGGTGGCCGGAGAACAGGATTTGATGTTGTCACCCTGAGTGGAAGAAGAGGAATTTTATCTAGAGTTCGGTACTGATGTTTTAAAAGATACACTGTA
This window contains:
- the NTPCR gene encoding cancer-related nucleoside-triphosphatase isoform X2, which encodes MAKHVFLTGPPGIGKTTLIQKATEALKTSGVPIDGFYTEEVREGGRRTGFDVVTLSGRRGILSRVRSGSSTARREYCVGQYVVDLPSFEQLVLPLLRNITKENRDSILQDVVTAAQNCLK